AGGGATTAATTGGATGACCAAGAATACTTTGGCTAAGTTGTGCTTTAATTAAGTCTATAAACTCTCTATGCTGGGGATATGCTGACCCTAAAGCGAACCATTGTTCGGGAGTAATGGTGACGGTGAGATAATCTACTAGACAAGTTTCTAAATCTTCGGCCCGATCGATTATTGTGGGGATATTCTGGGGAAAATGACCGAGATTGCCCAATTTATCCTCTAACCATTGTTGGGGTGTGGTGAGGAGTAAACCGGTAAAATTAGCGGGAAAGCGATCGCTTTTGAGGATATTTCGCTGAGTTTGTAACCATGCTTGCAGATGGGGGATTTCCACTTCTAAAAGTAGGTTTAGTTCCGACTCTGGGGCAACAATCAGAACAGGTGTATCACCCAAAAGAGCCGGGGTGAGATAACTGAGACAATAACGGGATAGAGTAGTTCCAGTTTGTATGAGAGAGGAACGTTTTAAGCGTAAAGCTCTAGCCACCAGTCGCCCCATAGTGAGATGATGAGACCAGTAAAAGCGTCCTTGTTCGCGTAAAAAAGCGCGTAGGGAAGAATGAACCGCTGCTTCTAATAAAACCATCTCATCTCAGTTATTGGTTATCAGTAGTCAAACCTACTCCCACGAGTTGACCGTGGATATTTTAAGTTTATGCTGTTGCATCTGCTTTTTACTTGCGACTTGGTGTGAGATGATCTAGAGATGTCTATTTTATGAGAAGGATAAAGAAAAGTAATGGCAGAAATTCAGTTTTCCAGGGGGTTAAAAGAACCGATTGTTCCCGATATCCGCTTAAGTCGCACTAAAACGGGAGAAAAGGGATCGGCAAAATTTTATTTTGATCAACCGACTATCCTGGGAGATCAACAAACCGAGGAAATCACGGGGATGTATCTCATCGATGAGGAAGGAGAAATCGTCACCAGGGAAGTAAAAGGCAAATTCATCAACGGTAAACCCATGGCGATCGAAGCTACGGTTA
This portion of the Microcystis aeruginosa NIES-2549 genome encodes:
- the psb28 gene encoding photosystem II reaction center protein Psb28; the protein is MAEIQFSRGLKEPIVPDIRLSRTKTGEKGSAKFYFDQPTILGDQQTEEITGMYLIDEEGEIVTREVKGKFINGKPMAIEATVIFNSPAEWDRFMRFMERYGSENGLEFTKSS